A stretch of Pseudoprevotella muciniphila DNA encodes these proteins:
- a CDS encoding translocation/assembly module TamB domain-containing protein produces the protein MSKRVKRILKWAVGIILLPVVLVLLLGVLLYVPAVQNYVVDKVAESLSDSTGLSFSIDRVRLGFPLDLEVQGVRATQRGDSVLRAKELRLDVEFWPLFSGQANVSGITLRDAGVNTRDLISNTQIIGTVGEVKADVKGINWKENKVIVPSAELRNSDVTVLLCDTAAEDTTKGAPWLIKVDRAQIENTRARLTLPNDSLHIFANIGDAEVRGASFDTGKPLYEVGSLTMSSSTVFYDAEWRDRNLATQWQPDMRWTERGLDFNHIHLDSLDLSAEGFSYNEFGVLRLGLRNLAVTELVSGFRLESLEGDIYYDPDRIRVNGLHLTTPYSNIDGEVSLLFAALDSRATGANNMTTSINSRIGWQDVKLLGKGFVPDELLRNWPHYQTELNANVSGNVKQLTINDLYVKTPYSKITGSVFVQPSALDAKGYIPANPGLKLNVQTVIGWQDVLSFGKPYLPQEIQKNYPHYAVSANVNGEGNLHNIKLRHITLKTPYSSIDGAVSLNLDAFSGSRGDAYAMNVKSKIGWRDALAFGGPYMPKELRSGYPHYDIALNVNGSGNTNHISIKDMLLRTPHSTISGSGNVNFAALSGGRSSGDAFNLNIKSKIGKNDVNVWSKPFVSGDVAKLLPPYDFTLNGEIRGNLQQINTRNLFIKTPYSQIQGDGMVNIAALSNGGTHGEALNLRLNTKIGWADIAHYGGPFLSADMMRQLPHSTYTLNGHVTGNLNNLNMSNMLVGIPGVGQVSGDFALNSLSGGSPSGTMNVNITGQNMDLINRLLPDDLRETIHIPNGVSAKGKIEFRADNYCANLNIAQGGGTAHVNGCVNTRTETYDATVTANHFPLQNFLPDMGMRNFTGDIAANGNGFNVLEASSRLAADIDIKDFKYENYDLNGVIINAKNHNGTLIADFTAKNDMINGSGKLTAHIGNEIEGHLDASFPFINLTQLAQLEDTVEAGGNLDVTFHSTSDFTRYGASGSMSGIHYTTNDYGYMTNDFHVKFNTQPDSTTIWAQSGDLLLDYRAEGDLTYGFTRLANSGSEMADQISKGHIDELRLSGELPAVDLNLHIGKNNPSVSFLKTQGITFDEVSVNLNTTPETGLNGFINVKSLQKDHLMLDTAYAVIGTDSTGFFIDGMVHNFKRKNPNKFKASLKASLNETGANVEAMFKDKDGATGVDLGVMAEILENGYKFHLYPKNPILAYRTFSINDDNYVYIGNDNKIGADINLLADDGTGLKVNSEPGDSINDITVSLSNINLQELSACVPYIPNMKGKLSGDIHVNDDHKQISAMANLNFNEFEYEGSYLGDVGVEGIYLPKEGNEHYASAFITTSNQDVMSVEGTYNGDTEMFTADGNLHDFPLQFVNGFLSGTDVKMRGIGMGDFAVSGKANAPTINGDLSFNDGHIYSDVYGFDFKMEETPVVISNSRMKFDNYQLLSTGINPLFVNGNLDMSDFSRIALDFDLKAKDFELINTNKNKESMLYGKLFTDLNATMRGNTADGLSLRGNLNVLPKTDLTYILKDSPLTVEDQMAGLVKFVDFSDTTSVEEEIVDESTNFDMTFGVNIDDNAHLLCLLSEDGRNYLDVRAGGSVTLRQNHQGDMRMLGKLTVNKGEMKYELPVIPLKTFTIEEGSSIEFRGDIENPALDISAKERVKALVTENDQQRTVAFDVGIDISKTLNNMGLNFTIDAPEDLSIQNQLAAMGAEERNKVAVAMLATGMYLTNNMQSSSGFKASNALNAFLQSEIQNIAGNALKTIDVSVGVESGTSTSGTATTDYAFQFSKRFWGDRISVIIGGRVSTGSDADNSAESFIDNIAVEYRLDSRSAKQLKVFYNRQTIDPLEGQLTKAGVGLVLRRKSNTLGDLFIFSRKKNKENKE, from the coding sequence ATGTCAAAGAGGGTAAAGCGCATCTTGAAATGGGCTGTCGGCATCATCTTGCTGCCGGTGGTGCTGGTTTTGTTATTGGGCGTTTTACTGTATGTTCCTGCCGTCCAGAATTACGTTGTTGACAAGGTGGCAGAAAGCCTGAGCGACAGCACGGGCCTGAGTTTCAGCATAGACCGCGTGCGCTTGGGTTTCCCCCTTGACTTGGAGGTTCAGGGCGTGCGCGCCACGCAGAGAGGCGACAGTGTGCTCCGCGCCAAGGAGTTGCGCCTTGATGTGGAATTTTGGCCTCTTTTCAGCGGTCAGGCGAACGTGAGCGGCATTACGCTTCGCGATGCAGGCGTAAACACGCGCGATTTGATTTCCAACACACAGATTATCGGTACAGTCGGCGAGGTTAAAGCCGACGTGAAGGGTATCAACTGGAAAGAGAACAAGGTCATTGTGCCTTCTGCAGAATTGCGCAACAGCGATGTTACCGTCCTGTTGTGCGACACTGCCGCAGAAGACACCACGAAAGGTGCGCCGTGGCTCATCAAGGTGGACCGCGCACAGATTGAAAATACGCGGGCTCGCCTGACGCTTCCCAACGACTCATTGCATATTTTTGCAAATATTGGCGATGCAGAAGTGAGGGGTGCATCTTTCGACACGGGCAAGCCTTTGTATGAAGTAGGAAGCCTTACGATGTCAAGTTCTACGGTGTTCTACGATGCAGAGTGGCGCGACAGGAATCTTGCCACGCAATGGCAGCCCGACATGAGGTGGACAGAGCGCGGTCTCGACTTCAACCACATCCATTTAGACAGTCTCGACCTCAGTGCCGAAGGATTCAGTTACAACGAGTTTGGCGTGCTGCGTCTTGGACTACGCAATCTGGCAGTAACAGAATTAGTAAGTGGTTTCCGCCTTGAAAGCCTCGAAGGCGACATCTACTACGACCCAGACCGCATCCGTGTGAACGGTCTTCATCTTACTACCCCCTACTCTAATATTGACGGCGAAGTCTCCCTCCTTTTTGCTGCTCTCGACAGCCGCGCTACAGGTGCAAACAACATGACCACTTCCATCAACAGCCGCATAGGCTGGCAGGATGTCAAACTTCTCGGCAAAGGCTTCGTTCCTGACGAACTATTGAGGAATTGGCCTCACTATCAGACCGAACTGAATGCCAACGTCAGCGGAAATGTGAAGCAACTGACAATTAACGACCTCTACGTCAAGACACCTTACAGCAAAATCACGGGCAGCGTATTCGTTCAGCCATCAGCCCTTGACGCCAAGGGCTATATCCCTGCGAATCCGGGTCTTAAACTCAACGTACAGACCGTTATAGGTTGGCAAGATGTCCTGTCGTTCGGCAAGCCATATCTGCCACAAGAAATTCAGAAGAATTATCCGCACTATGCCGTATCTGCTAACGTGAATGGTGAAGGTAATCTGCACAACATCAAACTTCGCCACATTACGCTCAAAACGCCATATTCGTCGATAGACGGTGCCGTCAGCCTCAACCTCGATGCCTTCAGCGGCAGTCGTGGAGATGCCTACGCCATGAACGTGAAGAGCAAGATTGGCTGGCGCGATGCCCTCGCTTTCGGTGGTCCATACATGCCGAAGGAACTGCGCAGCGGCTATCCTCACTACGACATAGCCCTCAACGTTAATGGTAGCGGCAACACCAACCACATCAGCATCAAGGACATGCTCCTGCGCACGCCTCACAGCACCATCAGCGGAAGCGGTAACGTCAACTTTGCAGCCCTCTCGGGCGGACGCAGCAGCGGTGATGCCTTCAATCTGAACATCAAGTCGAAAATTGGTAAAAACGATGTCAATGTATGGTCAAAGCCCTTCGTTTCAGGAGATGTAGCAAAGTTGCTTCCCCCCTACGACTTCACGCTAAACGGCGAGATAAGGGGCAACCTGCAACAGATTAACACACGCAACCTGTTCATCAAGACCCCTTACAGCCAAATTCAGGGCGACGGCATGGTGAACATCGCAGCCCTGAGCAATGGCGGCACACACGGCGAAGCCCTCAACCTCAGACTCAATACAAAAATAGGTTGGGCAGACATCGCTCACTATGGCGGTCCGTTCCTCTCTGCCGACATGATGCGCCAACTCCCACACAGTACCTACACCCTGAACGGGCACGTAACCGGCAACCTGAACAATCTGAACATGAGCAATATGCTGGTAGGTATTCCCGGTGTCGGTCAGGTGTCAGGCGATTTCGCCTTGAACAGTCTCAGCGGCGGTTCTCCGAGCGGTACGATGAACGTGAACATCACCGGTCAGAACATGGACCTTATCAACCGCCTGCTACCCGACGACCTGCGCGAGACCATCCACATTCCCAATGGCGTTTCGGCTAAAGGCAAGATAGAATTCAGAGCGGACAACTACTGCGCCAACCTCAATATAGCACAAGGCGGCGGCACAGCCCACGTGAACGGCTGTGTGAACACGCGCACGGAGACTTACGATGCTACGGTTACCGCCAACCACTTCCCGCTACAGAACTTCCTCCCCGACATGGGTATGAGAAACTTCACCGGCGACATTGCAGCCAACGGGAATGGCTTCAACGTACTCGAAGCAAGTTCGCGCCTTGCTGCCGATATTGACATCAAGGACTTCAAATATGAAAACTACGACCTGAATGGTGTAATCATCAATGCGAAAAACCACAACGGCACACTGATTGCAGACTTCACCGCAAAGAACGACATGATAAATGGTAGTGGTAAACTTACTGCACACATCGGCAATGAGATAGAAGGTCATTTGGATGCATCGTTTCCTTTCATCAATCTGACACAGTTGGCGCAATTGGAAGACACAGTTGAAGCCGGTGGAAACCTTGACGTTACATTCCACAGCACGAGCGACTTCACCAGATATGGTGCCTCGGGAAGTATGTCAGGCATCCACTATACCACGAACGACTACGGATACATGACTAATGACTTCCATGTGAAGTTCAATACTCAGCCCGATTCGACGACCATCTGGGCACAATCGGGCGACCTCTTGCTCGACTATCGCGCAGAAGGCGACCTTACCTACGGCTTTACACGACTTGCCAATTCTGGCAGCGAGATGGCTGACCAGATTTCAAAGGGTCACATAGACGAATTGCGTCTCAGCGGTGAACTGCCTGCTGTTGATCTGAATTTGCACATCGGCAAAAACAATCCGTCAGTATCATTCCTTAAGACACAAGGCATCACCTTTGACGAAGTGAGCGTGAACCTCAACACTACACCTGAGACCGGTCTCAACGGATTTATCAACGTCAAATCTCTCCAGAAGGATCACCTCATGTTAGACACTGCCTACGCTGTAATCGGCACAGATTCCACAGGTTTCTTTATCGACGGTATGGTTCACAACTTCAAACGCAAAAACCCCAACAAATTCAAGGCGTCTCTGAAAGCCTCGCTCAACGAGACTGGTGCGAATGTTGAAGCGATGTTCAAGGATAAGGACGGCGCTACGGGTGTTGACCTTGGCGTCATGGCAGAAATTCTTGAAAACGGCTATAAATTCCACCTCTATCCCAAGAATCCCATCCTTGCGTACCGCACATTCAGTATCAATGATGACAACTACGTCTATATCGGGAATGACAACAAGATAGGTGCCGATATCAACCTTCTTGCTGACGACGGCACGGGTCTGAAAGTCAACAGTGAGCCCGGCGACAGCATCAACGACATCACAGTGAGTCTCTCCAACATCAACCTGCAAGAATTGTCTGCATGTGTGCCCTACATTCCCAACATGAAGGGGAAACTCAGCGGCGACATTCACGTTAACGACGACCACAAGCAAATCAGCGCAATGGCCAACCTCAACTTTAATGAATTTGAATATGAGGGTTCCTACTTAGGTGATGTCGGCGTGGAAGGCATCTACCTGCCAAAAGAAGGCAACGAACACTATGCCAGTGCGTTTATTACCACGAGCAATCAGGACGTAATGAGTGTGGAAGGCACATATAACGGCGACACGGAAATGTTTACCGCCGATGGCAACCTGCACGACTTCCCCTTACAGTTCGTCAATGGCTTCCTTAGCGGTACAGACGTCAAGATGAGAGGTATAGGTATGGGCGACTTCGCAGTTAGCGGCAAAGCCAATGCTCCTACAATCAACGGCGATCTCAGTTTCAACGACGGTCATATCTACAGCGACGTGTATGGATTCGACTTCAAGATGGAAGAGACGCCTGTTGTCATCAGCAACAGTCGCATGAAGTTCGACAATTACCAACTCTTGTCAACCGGCATAAATCCGCTCTTCGTAAACGGTAATCTCGACATGAGCGACTTCAGCCGCATTGCTCTTGATTTTGACCTCAAAGCGAAAGATTTCGAACTTATCAACACCAACAAGAACAAGGAAAGCATGCTTTACGGCAAACTCTTTACCGACCTCAATGCCACGATGAGAGGAAATACTGCGGATGGCCTGAGTTTGCGTGGCAATCTCAACGTACTTCCGAAGACCGACCTGACCTATATCCTTAAAGATTCTCCACTCACTGTGGAAGACCAGATGGCAGGGCTTGTTAAGTTTGTTGACTTTAGCGACACGACAAGTGTGGAAGAAGAAATCGTTGACGAGAGTACTAATTTCGACATGACCTTTGGTGTGAACATCGATGACAATGCCCACTTGCTATGCCTCCTGAGCGAAGATGGCAGAAACTACCTCGACGTACGTGCAGGTGGTTCAGTTACACTGCGCCAGAACCATCAGGGCGATATGCGAATGCTTGGCAAACTCACCGTAAACAAAGGTGAGATGAAATATGAGTTGCCCGTCATTCCTCTCAAGACATTTACCATAGAGGAAGGCAGCAGTATAGAATTCCGCGGCGACATAGAAAATCCTGCACTTGACATTTCCGCCAAAGAGCGTGTAAAGGCTCTTGTTACAGAGAACGACCAGCAGCGCACTGTAGCATTCGATGTTGGCATCGACATATCAAAGACGCTCAACAACATGGGTCTTAATTTCACCATTGACGCACCTGAAGATCTGTCCATTCAGAACCAACTTGCAGCAATGGGTGCAGAAGAGCGCAACAAAGTGGCAGTTGCGATGCTTGCCACGGGTATGTACCTCACAAACAATATGCAGTCAAGTTCCGGTTTCAAGGCGAGCAATGCCCTTAACGCCTTCCTTCAGAGCGAGATACAGAATATTGCCGGCAATGCATTAAAGACTATTGATGTGAGTGTGGGTGTAGAAAGCGGCACTTCCACTTCGGGTACAGCCACGACCGACTACGCTTTCCAATTCTCAAAGCGCTTCTGGGGCGACCGCATCAGCGTCATCATAGGCGGGCGTGTGAGCACAGGCTCCGATGCAGACAATTCTGCAGAGAGTTTCATCGACAACATTGCCGTGGAATATCGTCTCGACTCACGTTCTGCAAAACAACTTAAAGTGTTCTACAACCGTCAAACAATAGATCCACTTGAGGGTCAACTCACCAAAGCAGGCGTTGGTCTTGTACTGCGGCGTAAGAGCAATACGTTAGGCGACTTATTCATCTTCAGCAGGAAAAAGAACAAAGAAAATAAAGAATAG
- the tamL gene encoding translocation and assembly module lipoprotein TamL — MSKRLIYFVLPLLLFGLFSCSTTKNLPEGEQLYTGVKRIRYSTDMPKKPKKRKNRARTDSVGVITSVANAVKAVDAALEGRTYAMRRREMIDSMSKQELKEYKEYLSAQRKEFATAKEEVDAVLNYAPNDAFMGSASMRSPIHAGLWAYNSFVNDSTKFGKWMFKTFSTQPIYISTVTPETRVKVAANTLRNYGYFNGKVNYRIVQQKNPKKAKISYYVRTGELYRLDSIEYEKFTPEVDSLIKATKNRSKLKKGDGFSVVNLNSERTRISDHLRRRGYYYYSPSFITYEADTFQRHGFVQLRVKPTENIPPQAMRPWRIGNAHFDIRNEAGEILTKEETFRDATFRYNGKKMPLNPGVWRHSIYLRKGDRYSLMREQLSLQKLNELGVFSMLEMNFIPTDTTDTCQTLDMYVNAVMDKLYDRSLEMNATIKSNSQIGPGFSYSLSKRNAFGGGEKVAFKIFGSYEWQTKIGSKGSNSLLNSYELGTNLSFEFPRFVMPILNRKFLRFPATTTFDFQVDWLNRSGFYQMLTYSLGANYAWWKKRTLKHELDFRMDFDKRLSSTTSFDSILQANPILDVSMRDHFVPSISYTATYNASRKHRNPLWLQFTIKESGNLMSCAYAAAGKKFSEPDKRLFNNPFAQFVKLTGEAHHSVKINNNLKLASRFFGGVIFNYGNTLRAPYAELFYVGGANSVRGFVIRSVGPGGFKTAESKYSYVDQTGDVKLEANLELRSHLFGSLHGAVFLDAGNVWLTRTDESRPDSKFNLKNLGKIAVGTGVGLRYDLEFLILRLDLGVALHAPYKTSKSGWFNIDKFKDAMTLHFAIGYPF, encoded by the coding sequence ATGTCAAAGAGACTCATATACTTCGTATTACCACTGCTCTTGTTCGGACTATTTAGTTGTTCTACAACAAAAAATCTGCCCGAAGGCGAACAGTTGTACACAGGTGTGAAACGTATTCGCTACAGCACCGATATGCCCAAGAAACCTAAAAAACGAAAAAACAGGGCAAGGACTGACAGTGTGGGCGTGATTACATCCGTGGCCAATGCCGTAAAGGCCGTTGACGCTGCTCTTGAGGGGCGCACGTATGCAATGCGTCGCAGGGAGATGATAGACTCTATGTCGAAACAGGAGTTGAAAGAATATAAGGAATATCTGTCTGCACAGCGCAAAGAATTTGCCACTGCCAAGGAAGAAGTTGATGCTGTACTGAATTATGCTCCAAACGACGCTTTTATGGGTTCTGCTTCTATGCGTTCACCCATCCATGCTGGTCTGTGGGCATACAATAGTTTTGTGAACGACAGCACAAAATTCGGTAAATGGATGTTCAAGACTTTCTCCACACAGCCGATATACATATCAACCGTCACCCCTGAAACGCGCGTAAAAGTTGCCGCCAATACCCTGCGCAACTACGGTTATTTCAACGGCAAGGTAAACTATCGCATAGTTCAGCAAAAGAACCCAAAGAAAGCGAAAATTTCTTATTATGTCAGGACGGGAGAACTTTATCGTCTTGATAGTATAGAATATGAAAAATTTACACCCGAAGTAGATAGTTTAATAAAAGCCACAAAAAACCGTTCTAAATTAAAAAAAGGTGATGGCTTTAGTGTCGTCAATCTCAATAGTGAGCGTACTCGTATCAGCGATCATCTTCGTCGTAGGGGTTATTACTATTATAGTCCGTCCTTTATAACATATGAAGCCGATACTTTTCAGCGTCATGGTTTTGTGCAACTCCGTGTGAAACCAACGGAAAACATACCTCCTCAAGCCATGCGTCCATGGCGCATCGGCAATGCGCATTTCGATATCCGCAACGAAGCAGGTGAGATTCTGACAAAAGAGGAAACATTCCGCGATGCCACATTTCGTTACAACGGCAAAAAGATGCCGCTCAACCCCGGCGTATGGCGTCATTCTATTTATTTACGCAAAGGCGATCGCTATAGTCTGATGCGAGAACAACTGTCGCTTCAGAAACTCAACGAGTTGGGCGTATTCAGTATGCTGGAGATGAACTTCATTCCGACAGACACTACCGACACCTGCCAGACACTCGACATGTACGTCAACGCCGTGATGGACAAATTATACGACCGCTCTCTCGAAATGAATGCTACCATTAAGAGCAATTCCCAAATTGGTCCAGGCTTTTCCTACTCCCTTTCCAAACGCAATGCATTTGGTGGTGGCGAGAAAGTGGCATTCAAGATTTTTGGTTCATACGAATGGCAGACGAAAATCGGGTCCAAAGGAAGCAATTCATTGCTGAACAGTTATGAACTTGGTACCAACCTGAGTTTTGAGTTTCCCCGTTTCGTCATGCCTATTCTAAACCGTAAATTTCTCCGTTTTCCTGCTACGACCACCTTCGATTTTCAAGTTGACTGGCTCAATCGCTCTGGCTTTTATCAGATGCTGACATACAGTCTGGGAGCGAATTATGCTTGGTGGAAAAAGCGAACACTTAAACATGAATTAGATTTCCGCATGGATTTTGACAAGCGTTTGTCTTCTACCACGTCTTTCGACTCCATCCTCCAAGCCAATCCTATCCTTGACGTAAGTATGCGCGACCACTTTGTTCCGTCAATATCATATACTGCGACTTACAATGCGTCTCGCAAACACCGCAATCCGCTGTGGCTTCAATTTACCATTAAAGAGTCCGGCAATCTGATGTCGTGCGCCTATGCTGCTGCAGGTAAGAAATTTTCTGAACCAGACAAGCGGCTCTTTAACAATCCATTTGCTCAATTTGTCAAACTGACAGGCGAAGCCCACCACAGTGTCAAAATAAATAATAATCTTAAGTTGGCATCACGCTTTTTTGGAGGTGTGATATTCAACTATGGCAACACCCTGCGTGCGCCATACGCTGAACTATTCTATGTAGGAGGAGCCAACAGTGTCAGAGGTTTTGTTATAAGAAGCGTCGGGCCAGGAGGATTCAAGACTGCGGAATCCAAGTATTCGTATGTGGATCAGACAGGCGACGTCAAACTTGAAGCCAATCTGGAACTACGCTCTCATTTGTTCGGAAGTCTTCATGGTGCCGTATTCCTCGACGCTGGCAATGTTTGGCTCACACGTACAGACGAATCGCGTCCTGATTCAAAGTTCAACCTGAAGAATCTTGGCAAGATTGCAGTAGGCACAGGCGTCGGTTTGCGCTACGACCTTGAGTTCCTGATTCTCCGTCTTGATCTCGGTGTTGCACTTCATGCTCCATACAAGACGAGCAAATCGGGTTGGTTCAACATCGACAAGTTCAAGGATGCCATGACTTTACATTTCGCCATAGGCTACCCATTCTGA
- a CDS encoding TetR/AcrR family transcriptional regulator has translation MPKSTQQDSHNKERIIAEAISEFKKNGIRSTTMNQISQNLRISKRTLYEIYDSKEELLLDCLKAAHNLKLKKIEEIAEHSCNVLEFIIAFYSVSREEAKENNPNFVTDLFHYPRALDFFRKMREDVLNEAVSFLKKGVEEGVFELYFNYEIFYTLLSRFPEFILREKAFAAFTPDETSINTTLIYLRGCTTKKGREMIDNYIKGLVEKG, from the coding sequence ATGCCAAAATCGACTCAGCAAGACTCGCATAATAAAGAACGTATCATAGCAGAAGCCATATCCGAATTCAAAAAGAACGGCATACGTTCCACCACGATGAATCAGATTTCTCAGAATTTGAGGATTTCGAAGCGCACGTTGTATGAAATATATGACAGCAAGGAAGAACTCCTTCTCGATTGCCTGAAGGCCGCTCATAATCTGAAACTAAAAAAGATAGAAGAGATCGCAGAGCATTCCTGTAATGTGCTCGAATTCATCATTGCCTTCTATTCTGTTTCAAGGGAAGAAGCCAAAGAAAACAATCCGAACTTTGTAACTGATTTATTCCATTATCCCCGTGCATTGGATTTTTTCCGCAAGATGCGAGAGGACGTTCTTAACGAAGCAGTTTCTTTCCTGAAAAAAGGTGTGGAAGAAGGCGTGTTTGAGCTTTACTTCAATTACGAAATTTTTTATACACTACTTTCGAGGTTTCCAGAGTTTATATTACGCGAGAAAGCATTCGCTGCATTTACTCCAGACGAAACATCGATAAACACCACCCTTATATACTTACGTGGTTGTACTACGAAAAAGGGGCGTGAGATGATAGACAACTACATCAAGGGGCTTGTTGAGAAGGGATGA
- a CDS encoding YARHG domain-containing protein, translated as MKRILFLLISLLALSVYANDGVFTTNGSQLVPIEETDIQLKKEVLTISLLDNGKAEIDVQYTLYNPGQAKTLCVGFESETGYNIDVRYDGVNPSISKFNVVMNGKKLPYKNAMTKRYSVNKGEGLHIERVNSKMVPKDEEDYLFLSDYSYTYYFDATFVPGTNTIHHTYIYDMSYSVCASYELAYSLTPAKRWAGGSIGDFTLIIKAENTVKHFLMDEAAFSGAPRMTVTSGMGKYRGNTFVTPPDNDDPESGSSFTEICIRNGAIEYHSANFKPEDELFLVCDPCKVSYDEKFEMKDNLGYFYDPRVYSIDYMSTIEEDEKPAIYKDVMRNLPFAARGYVFKRQDLRNYFSKQWWYMPDPNYKADVKSLTKQERERIEAYK; from the coding sequence ATGAAAAGAATTTTATTTCTATTGATTTCCCTTTTGGCATTGAGTGTCTATGCCAATGACGGTGTTTTCACTACTAATGGCAGCCAATTGGTGCCAATCGAAGAGACTGATATTCAACTAAAGAAAGAGGTGCTAACCATTTCACTTCTCGACAACGGCAAGGCTGAAATTGATGTTCAGTACACACTCTACAACCCTGGACAGGCAAAGACGCTCTGTGTTGGTTTCGAGTCGGAGACAGGCTACAACATTGACGTGCGTTACGACGGTGTTAATCCCAGCATATCAAAGTTTAATGTAGTGATGAACGGCAAGAAACTGCCTTACAAGAATGCCATGACTAAACGCTACAGTGTGAACAAAGGTGAGGGGCTTCACATCGAACGCGTAAATTCAAAGATGGTTCCTAAGGATGAAGAAGATTACCTCTTTCTCAGCGACTATAGTTACACCTACTATTTCGACGCCACATTCGTGCCCGGCACGAACACCATTCACCACACCTACATTTACGACATGAGTTACTCTGTTTGCGCCAGTTATGAATTGGCATACAGTCTCACTCCTGCCAAGCGTTGGGCTGGAGGTTCGATAGGCGACTTTACGCTCATTATCAAAGCCGAGAACACAGTAAAGCATTTCCTCATGGACGAGGCTGCGTTCAGCGGTGCCCCGAGGATGACCGTAACGAGCGGAATGGGCAAATATCGCGGCAACACATTTGTTACTCCACCCGACAACGATGACCCGGAGAGCGGCAGTTCTTTTACCGAGATCTGCATTCGCAATGGTGCAATAGAATATCATAGTGCAAACTTTAAGCCCGAGGATGAACTTTTCCTTGTTTGCGACCCATGCAAAGTGTCGTACGATGAAAAATTCGAGATGAAAGACAACCTTGGCTACTTCTATGACCCCAGAGTGTACTCAATAGACTATATGTCAACTATCGAAGAGGATGAAAAGCCTGCTATATACAAAGACGTCATGCGCAACCTGCCCTTTGCTGCAAGAGGATATGTATTCAAGCGTCAGGACCTTCGCAATTATTTCTCGAAACAGTGGTGGTACATGCCAGATCCGAATTACAAGGCAGACGTCAAATCGCTCACCAAGCAGGAACGTGAACGGATAGAAGCCTATAAGTAA
- a CDS encoding cation diffusion facilitator family transporter translates to MEERAKNIQHITLWGAVCNIMLTIVKFVAGILGSSSAMIADAVHSASDLISDIVVIVFARISNKGMDKSHDYGHGKFETLAAFFVSLILLLVGVDMLQSSCRQIIDSIKGRPSAAPEMIALWAAIVSILTKEVLYQWTVRIGRKFSSPVVIANAWHHRTDALSSVASLLGIGGAIILGGQWTILDPIAGGIISVVIIVVAIKMSIPTLSELTEASLPEETEQKMLDIARSVKGVRGVHELKSRHSGRYIIVDFHIVVDPNTTIYDAHETTVVIEQKLREEFGEETQINIHIEPSDDSL, encoded by the coding sequence ATGGAGGAAAGGGCCAAAAACATACAACACATAACGCTATGGGGTGCAGTTTGCAACATTATGCTCACCATAGTTAAATTCGTTGCAGGTATTTTGGGCAGCAGTTCTGCTATGATTGCAGACGCTGTTCATTCTGCATCGGATCTCATCAGTGATATTGTTGTCATAGTTTTTGCCCGCATCTCAAACAAAGGCATGGACAAGTCGCATGATTATGGGCATGGTAAGTTTGAGACGTTGGCTGCCTTTTTTGTTAGCCTTATTCTTCTGTTGGTAGGTGTTGATATGTTGCAGTCTTCCTGTCGCCAGATTATCGACAGCATAAAGGGGCGTCCTAGCGCTGCTCCTGAGATGATAGCGCTATGGGCTGCCATTGTTTCGATTCTGACCAAAGAGGTGCTTTATCAATGGACAGTCCGCATAGGGAGGAAATTTTCAAGTCCTGTCGTGATTGCCAATGCCTGGCATCACCGCACGGATGCTCTTTCTTCGGTCGCATCGCTCTTGGGTATTGGTGGCGCAATTATTTTGGGTGGACAGTGGACGATTCTCGATCCTATTGCGGGCGGCATTATCAGTGTCGTTATCATTGTAGTCGCTATAAAGATGTCCATCCCTACCCTTTCCGAACTCACGGAAGCCTCGCTGCCCGAAGAGACAGAGCAGAAGATGCTTGACATTGCCCGTTCCGTGAAAGGCGTGAGGGGTGTGCACGAACTCAAATCTCGCCATAGCGGACGCTATATTATTGTAGATTTTCACATAGTTGTTGATCCAAACACAACCATTTACGATGCGCATGAAACGACAGTAGTCATTGAGCAAAAATTGCGTGAGGAGTTCGGTGAAGAAACACAAATAAACATCCATATCGAACCATCTGACGATTCGTTGTAG